The following coding sequences are from one Sphingomonadaceae bacterium OTU29LAMAA1 window:
- a CDS encoding Isoquinoline 1-oxidoreductase subunit, producing MLLASALTLPVAILARGADTAPMVVGDQLKPVGAFADIRDPARRSQALFTEMGKVIQSPRCMNCHPRTDRPTQTDAFVPHEPAVTRGPEGQGAPGLECATCHGPANVVFANGRGSIPGNPNWHLAPIEMAWQGKTLGEICRQIKNPARNGHKTLADLVEHHGKDKLVGWAWHPGVGRKPAPGTQEEFGALTQAWIETGARCPPS from the coding sequence ATGCTGCTCGCTTCGGCGCTGACGCTGCCGGTCGCCATCCTGGCGCGCGGTGCCGACACCGCGCCCATGGTTGTCGGGGACCAGCTGAAGCCGGTCGGAGCGTTCGCCGACATCCGGGATCCCGCGCGTCGGTCCCAGGCGCTGTTCACCGAAATGGGCAAGGTGATCCAGAGCCCCAGGTGCATGAACTGCCACCCTCGTACCGACCGGCCGACACAGACCGATGCGTTCGTCCCTCATGAGCCCGCCGTGACCCGCGGACCCGAAGGCCAGGGAGCGCCCGGGCTGGAATGCGCAACATGTCACGGTCCCGCCAACGTCGTGTTCGCGAACGGTAGGGGCAGCATTCCCGGCAATCCGAACTGGCATCTCGCGCCGATCGAGATGGCCTGGCAGGGCAAGACGCTCGGCGAGATCTGTCGGCAGATCAAGAATCCGGCCCGTAACGGGCACAAGACGCTTGCCGACCTAGTCGAGCATCACGGCAAGGACAAGCTGGTTGGCTGGGCCTGGCATCCGGGCGTCGGCCGAAAGCCTGCGCCGGGTACGCAGGAGGAGTTCGGGGCGTTGACCCAAGCGTGGATCGAGACGGGCGCCCGCTGCCCCCCCAGCTGA